A window of the Cystobacter fuscus genome harbors these coding sequences:
- a CDS encoding efflux RND transporter permease subunit: MNITEVCIKKPVFAWMLMAATITFGLVAAQRIGISQFPDVDYPVISIGVTWEGASPEAVESDIIEPLEEAVMQVEGVKSITSSARQSSGSITVELDLARNVDLSLQDVQAKVSQAQRRLPEDMDPPVVSKSNPEDQPIMTVGVSGPFSPQYLSDFARYRLKELLQTVPGVGEVALNSSLERNVRIWVDAAKLDARGLTVADVLAALQREHVELPAGRIEAEGREINVRVMGEALDLETLRHLVVREAEGAPVYLSDVALVEDGFEDQRRLARVNGEPAQGLGIKKQRGANAVAVAQGVREKMAQIQADAPEGLEVSVNFDSTQFIEESVHEIEFELLLACILTALVCWAFLGSLSSTFNVILAIPMSLLGTVAVIYFLGFTLNTFTLLGLSLAVGIVVDDAIMVMENIFRHAEEGADRVRAAREGTHEITFAALAATLAVVAIFLPVIFMKGIIGKFFLQFGVTLCVAVLLSYVEAITLAPARCAQLLKTGREGRGRVGLAVDRAFEWLERRYGGVLARALRHPWWVLGGAVVLLAVSGFAFKTLSSEFVPSQDQSRLMVRMQTPVGSTLEESNRLFQKAEAFLLGRPEVARLYAVVGGGGGVSSVNGGMLNVTLVPPEQRMSQAEFQQVLRKELNSYPGLRAVVMDLSQSGFTASRGFPVEFSVRGADWERLIEASTQMREQLQASGKVVDVDTDYQIGMPELRITPDRARAADLGVSMEAVGSTLNSLVGGVRVGKYSTGGRRIDVRMRLLKDQRARPEDLSLLKVRTQSGELVPLSSLVAQEERPALQAITRRDRERAISIFANVAPGATQQEAMDTVERLARELPGGTRVVFGGSSVAFQESISSLLFALVLGILVAYMVLASQFNSFLHPVTVLTILPLSIAGAAFAMAATGTTLNIFSMIGLLLLMGIVKKNSIILVDYALLQREQGADATEAMLRAGPVRLRPILMTTLATMMAAVPAALALGAGSETRAPMSVAVLGGLSLSTVLSLLVVPAFYVVADRMKTRLARRLGGSSGDAPVAEGDKPGLAGP; encoded by the coding sequence ATGAACATCACCGAGGTCTGCATCAAGAAACCCGTCTTCGCCTGGATGTTGATGGCGGCCACCATCACCTTCGGCCTGGTGGCGGCGCAGCGCATCGGCATCAGCCAGTTTCCGGATGTGGACTACCCCGTCATCAGCATCGGCGTGACGTGGGAGGGCGCTTCGCCCGAGGCGGTGGAGAGCGACATCATCGAGCCGCTGGAGGAGGCGGTGATGCAGGTGGAGGGCGTCAAGTCCATCACCTCCAGCGCGCGGCAGTCGAGCGGCTCCATCACGGTGGAGCTGGACCTGGCGCGCAACGTGGATCTGTCGTTGCAGGACGTGCAGGCCAAGGTGAGCCAGGCCCAGCGCCGGCTGCCCGAGGACATGGATCCGCCGGTCGTCTCCAAGAGCAACCCCGAGGATCAGCCCATCATGACGGTGGGCGTGTCCGGCCCCTTCTCCCCGCAGTACCTCTCCGACTTCGCCCGCTACCGGCTCAAGGAGCTGTTGCAGACGGTGCCCGGGGTGGGGGAGGTGGCGCTCAACAGCTCGCTGGAGCGCAACGTGCGCATCTGGGTGGACGCGGCGAAGCTGGACGCGCGGGGGCTCACTGTCGCGGACGTACTCGCCGCGCTGCAACGCGAGCACGTGGAGCTGCCCGCCGGACGCATCGAGGCGGAGGGCCGGGAGATCAACGTGCGCGTGATGGGCGAGGCGTTGGATCTGGAGACGCTGCGCCATCTCGTGGTGCGCGAGGCCGAGGGGGCTCCCGTCTACCTGTCCGACGTGGCGCTGGTGGAGGACGGCTTCGAGGACCAGCGCCGCCTGGCGCGCGTCAACGGCGAGCCCGCGCAGGGCTTGGGCATCAAGAAGCAGCGCGGCGCCAACGCCGTCGCGGTGGCCCAGGGCGTGCGCGAGAAGATGGCGCAGATCCAGGCGGATGCCCCCGAGGGACTGGAGGTGAGCGTCAACTTCGACTCCACCCAGTTCATCGAGGAGAGCGTGCATGAAATCGAGTTCGAGCTGCTGCTCGCGTGCATCCTGACGGCGCTGGTGTGCTGGGCGTTCCTCGGCTCGCTCTCGAGCACCTTCAACGTCATCCTCGCCATTCCCATGTCGCTCCTGGGCACGGTGGCGGTCATCTACTTCCTGGGCTTCACGCTCAACACCTTCACGCTCTTGGGGCTGTCGCTGGCGGTGGGCATCGTGGTGGATGACGCCATCATGGTAATGGAGAACATCTTCCGGCACGCGGAGGAGGGCGCGGACCGGGTGCGCGCCGCGCGCGAGGGCACGCACGAGATCACCTTCGCGGCCCTGGCGGCCACGCTGGCGGTGGTGGCCATCTTCCTGCCCGTCATCTTCATGAAGGGCATCATCGGCAAGTTCTTCCTCCAGTTCGGCGTCACGCTGTGCGTGGCGGTGCTGCTGTCGTACGTGGAGGCCATCACCCTGGCGCCGGCGCGCTGCGCGCAGCTGCTCAAGACGGGGCGCGAGGGGCGTGGCCGGGTGGGGCTCGCCGTGGATCGTGCCTTCGAGTGGCTGGAGCGGCGCTATGGGGGGGTGCTCGCGCGCGCGCTGCGCCACCCCTGGTGGGTGCTGGGAGGAGCGGTGGTGTTGCTGGCCGTCTCCGGGTTCGCCTTCAAGACGCTGTCGAGCGAGTTCGTGCCCTCGCAGGATCAGAGCCGGTTGATGGTGCGGATGCAGACGCCGGTGGGCAGCACGCTGGAGGAGAGCAACCGGCTGTTCCAGAAGGCCGAGGCCTTCCTGCTCGGGCGGCCCGAGGTGGCGCGGCTCTACGCGGTGGTGGGCGGTGGCGGCGGGGTGAGCAGCGTCAATGGCGGCATGCTCAACGTCACCCTGGTTCCGCCCGAGCAGCGCATGAGCCAGGCCGAGTTCCAGCAGGTGCTGCGCAAGGAGCTCAATTCCTATCCGGGCCTGCGCGCGGTGGTTATGGACCTGTCGCAGAGTGGCTTCACCGCCTCGCGCGGCTTCCCGGTGGAGTTCAGCGTGCGCGGCGCGGACTGGGAGCGGCTCATCGAGGCGAGCACGCAGATGCGCGAGCAACTCCAGGCGAGCGGCAAGGTGGTGGACGTGGACACCGACTACCAGATTGGCATGCCCGAGCTGCGCATCACCCCGGATCGGGCGCGCGCCGCGGATCTGGGGGTGTCCATGGAGGCGGTGGGCAGCACGCTCAACTCGCTGGTGGGCGGGGTGCGCGTGGGCAAGTACAGCACGGGCGGGCGGCGCATCGACGTGCGCATGCGCCTGCTCAAGGATCAGCGCGCGCGGCCGGAGGACTTGTCACTGCTCAAGGTGCGCACCCAGTCGGGTGAACTGGTGCCGTTGTCGTCGCTGGTGGCGCAAGAGGAGCGCCCGGCGCTGCAGGCCATCACCCGGAGGGATCGCGAGCGCGCCATCAGCATCTTCGCCAACGTGGCCCCGGGCGCCACGCAGCAGGAAGCGATGGACACGGTGGAGCGCCTGGCGCGGGAGCTGCCCGGAGGCACGCGCGTGGTGTTCGGCGGCTCGAGCGTGGCCTTCCAGGAGTCCATCAGCAGCCTGCTCTTCGCGCTCGTGCTGGGGATTCTGGTGGCCTACATGGTGCTCGCCTCGCAGTTCAACTCGTTCCTGCACCCGGTGACGGTGCTCACCATCCTCCCGCTGTCCATCGCCGGAGCGGCCTTCGCGATGGCGGCCACGGGCACGACGCTCAACATCTTCAGCATGATCGGCCTGCTGTTGCTCATGGGCATCGTGAAGAAGAACTCCATCATCCTGGTGGACTACGCGCTGTTGCAGCGTGAGCAGGGCGCGGACGCGACCGAGGCCATGCTGCGCGCGGGGCCGGTGCGCCTGCGGCCCATCCTCATGACGACGCTGGCCACGATGATGGCGGCGGTGCCGGCGGCGCTGGCGCTGGGCGCGGGCAGCGAGACGCGTGCCCCCATGTCGGTGGCGGTGCTCGGAGGCCTGTCGTTGTCCACGGTGCTCAGCCTGCTCGTGGTGCCTGCCTTCTACGTGGTGGCGGACCGGATGAAGACGCGGCTGGCGCGGCGCTTGGGCGGCTCCTCCGGGGACGCACCTGTCGCCGAGGGAGACAAGCCCGGACTCGCCGGGCCCTGA
- a CDS encoding ABC1 kinase family protein, whose protein sequence is MLFQDLNRLRQIGVIAARHGFGEWFERAGVWRMLGRREKVEVSAETQRASTARRFRMLLNDLGPSFVKLGQVLSTRADLLPGEYVEELATLQDHVEPFPLEQVYARIRESLGSDASELFREIDPRPLAAASIAQVHRAVTLEGDEVVVKVQRPGIAEQIDSDLAVLRSLARLLEAVVEETSLYSPTGIIDEFDRAIHEELDFVHEAANIRAFLENHRNRPYMTIPRVYEALSSRTVLTMEFVRGVKVSQAQLSPEDRREVAGHILDTSFRQLFEDGLFHGDPHPGNLLVLEGNRLALLDFGVVGRLTRVMQETLVMLVMAVALKDSDSVARILYRVGAPDSRANLMGFRNDIETLLGKYLTTTLGEVDSRSLMRDLLDLAVRYHIRVPKEYALLGRASVSTEGMLRSLHPDMNVLEVAMPYAKELLADRYDPSQLQGGLMRTLLRFQSMAADLPTQLSQILLDLESGKFSVTVRAEQFDRLNDSLRSAALVMFLGLCACGTIVGVFISFAQTGPWQFHGLPVLGLLGLALSAGLFGATFTWFLFGKRFGKVRVSRWLGNKNPPR, encoded by the coding sequence GTGCTCTTCCAGGACTTGAACCGCCTCCGGCAGATTGGGGTCATCGCAGCGCGCCACGGCTTCGGCGAGTGGTTCGAACGGGCCGGGGTGTGGCGCATGCTCGGGCGCCGCGAGAAGGTGGAGGTCTCCGCCGAGACCCAGCGCGCCAGCACCGCGCGGCGCTTCCGGATGCTCCTCAATGACCTGGGCCCCTCGTTCGTGAAGCTCGGGCAGGTGCTCTCCACGCGCGCGGACCTGCTGCCTGGCGAGTACGTCGAGGAGCTGGCCACGCTGCAGGATCACGTGGAGCCCTTCCCCCTGGAGCAGGTGTATGCGCGCATCCGCGAGTCGCTCGGCAGCGACGCCTCGGAGCTCTTCCGGGAGATCGATCCCAGGCCCCTGGCCGCGGCGTCCATCGCCCAGGTGCACCGCGCGGTGACGCTCGAGGGCGACGAGGTGGTGGTGAAGGTGCAGCGGCCGGGCATCGCCGAGCAGATCGACTCGGACCTGGCCGTGTTGCGCTCGCTCGCGCGGCTGCTGGAGGCCGTGGTGGAGGAGACGAGCCTCTACTCCCCCACGGGCATCATCGACGAGTTCGACCGGGCCATCCACGAGGAGCTGGACTTCGTGCACGAGGCGGCCAACATCCGCGCCTTCCTCGAGAACCACCGCAACCGGCCGTACATGACGATTCCGCGCGTGTACGAGGCGCTCAGCAGCCGCACGGTGCTGACGATGGAGTTCGTCCGGGGCGTGAAGGTGAGCCAGGCGCAGCTCTCACCCGAGGACCGGCGCGAGGTGGCCGGCCACATCCTCGACACGAGCTTCCGGCAGCTCTTCGAGGACGGGCTGTTCCATGGGGATCCGCACCCGGGCAACCTGCTCGTGCTGGAGGGCAACCGGCTGGCGCTGCTGGACTTCGGCGTGGTGGGCCGGCTCACGCGCGTCATGCAGGAGACGCTCGTCATGCTGGTGATGGCGGTGGCACTCAAGGACAGCGACTCGGTGGCGCGCATCCTCTACCGCGTGGGCGCGCCGGACTCGCGCGCCAACCTGATGGGCTTCCGCAACGACATCGAGACGTTGCTCGGCAAGTACCTCACGACAACGCTGGGCGAGGTGGACTCGCGCAGCCTCATGCGCGACCTGTTGGACCTGGCGGTGCGCTACCACATCCGCGTGCCCAAGGAGTACGCCCTGCTCGGCCGCGCCTCGGTGTCCACCGAGGGCATGCTGCGCAGCCTCCACCCGGACATGAACGTGCTCGAGGTGGCGATGCCCTACGCCAAGGAGCTGCTCGCGGACCGGTATGATCCGAGCCAGTTGCAGGGCGGACTGATGCGCACCCTGCTGCGCTTCCAGTCGATGGCGGCGGACCTGCCCACGCAGCTGTCGCAGATCCTGCTGGATCTGGAGTCGGGGAAGTTCAGCGTGACGGTGCGGGCCGAGCAGTTCGATCGGCTCAACGACAGCCTGCGCAGCGCGGCGCTGGTGATGTTCCTGGGCCTGTGCGCGTGCGGCACCATCGTGGGGGTGTTCATCTCCTTCGCGCAGACGGGGCCCTGGCAGTTCCACGGCCTGCCCGTGCTGGGCCTGTTGGGGCTCGCCCTGTCGGCGGGGCTCTTCGGGGCCACCTTCACCTGGTTCCTGTTCGGCAAGCGCTTCGGCAAGGTGCGCGTGAGCCGGTGGCTGGGCAACAAGAATCCCCCGCGGTGA